One Gossypium hirsutum isolate 1008001.06 chromosome A11, Gossypium_hirsutum_v2.1, whole genome shotgun sequence genomic window carries:
- the LOC107957335 gene encoding uncharacterized protein, whose product MKPQGVTEDQIKLRAFPFSLVDSAREWLFYLPPESVNTWSDMSRLIFDRFFPAARETELRRDIVGIYQKDTESLYNYWERYKKLCVSCPQHGLTEQLLLQYFYEGLLQMEMKMIDAVSGGALVNMTPQRARELITMAANSQQFQPVTKPTRRVHGLSSLSLEDKIDKLTNVVQTLLSDKIGPSQLCGICAKPGHPTDSYPILQEDLAEQRPPQNQQIPHLKSSLEAIVERLANSTKKFQQKTYMHFQELDKQVSKLVLTVSRLESQWKLPSQTELNPRHNASALTLSSGKILEPVPDTSRGHDTSCAHDTGRDEKNHDTEAPVKSAPQNSFAVPPPFPGRLVQCRNEQDEKEILDTF is encoded by the exons ATGAAGCCTCAGGGAGTAACAGAAGACCAAATCAAACTTCGTGCATTTCCGTTTTCATTAGTCGACTCTGCTAGAGAGTGGCTATTTTATTTGCCTCCGGAATCTGTCAACACATGGTCTGACATGTCTCGTTTGATTTTTGATAGGTTCTTCCCTGCAGCCCGAGAAACCGAACTAAGGAGGGACATAGTAGGAATCTATCAGAAAGACACTGAGTCGCTCTATAATTACTGGGAGCGATACAAAAAGTTGTGTGTGAGCTGCCCACAACATGGACTGACTGAACAGTTACTCTTGCAATATTTCTATGAAGGACTACTCcagatggaaatgaaaatgatagatgcTGTAAGCGGAGGGGCACTAGTCAACATGACACCTCAAAGAGCGAGAGAGTTGATTACCATGGCTGCCAACTCTCAACAATTCCAGCCGGTTACAAAACCCACAAGACGGGTTCATGGGTTAAGTTCTTTGTCTCTAGAAGATAAGATTGATAAGCTGACTAATGTTGTTCAAACTTTACTTTCCGATAAAATAGGCCCATCTCAGTTATGTGGAATTTGCGCCAAGCCAGGCCACCCGACAGACTCATACCCGATTTTACAAGAGGATTTAGCGGAACAA AGACCGCCGCAGAATCAACAGATACCACATCTAAAGTCATCTTTGGAAGCCATAGTGGAAAGGTTAGCCAATAGTACTAAGAAATTCCAACAAAAAACTTACATGCATTTTCAGGAATTGGACAAGCAAGTGAGTAAACTCGTACTCACGGTTAGCCGTTTGGAGTCCCAATGGAAGCTGCCATCCCAGACTGAGCTGAATCCTCGACACAATGCAAGTGCTCTGACACTAAGTAGTGGGAAGATTTTGGAGCCCGTACCTGACACAAGTCGCGGCCATGACACTAGTTGCGCCCACGACACTGGTCGAGATGAGAAGAATCATGACACAGAGGCTCCAGTAAAGTCGGCACCACAAAATTCGTTTGCAGTACCACCTCCATTTCCCGGGAGACTTGTTCAATGCAGGAATGAGCAAGATGAGAAGGAGATCCTCGACACTTTCTGA